One region of Blattabacterium cuenoti genomic DNA includes:
- the ribH gene encoding 6,7-dimethyl-8-ribityllumazine synthase gives MKIDSAYSLDKKKIKNANLKFAIIVSLWNREITNRLYKGAYETLIQLGILKEKIKTWEVPGSYELIYSSKKIAHCYDFDSIIAIGSLIQGETPHFQYLCQAISNGIKDINIIYDTPVIFCVLSDRNEQQSFDRSGGKNGNKGIECAKTAIYMSLFRKSIK, from the coding sequence ATGAAGATAGATTCTGCTTATTCATTAGATAAAAAAAAAATAAAAAATGCAAATTTAAAATTTGCGATTATTGTCTCTTTATGGAATAGAGAAATTACGAATAGATTATATAAAGGTGCTTACGAAACTTTAATTCAATTAGGAATACTAAAAGAAAAAATTAAAACTTGGGAAGTTCCTGGAAGTTATGAATTAATTTATTCTTCTAAAAAAATAGCTCATTGTTACGATTTTGATTCAATTATTGCCATAGGATCCCTGATACAGGGAGAAACTCCTCATTTTCAATATTTATGTCAAGCTATTTCGAATGGAATTAAAGATATTAACATAATATATGATACCCCTGTTATATTTTGTGTTCTTTCTGATAGAAATGAACAACAATCTTTTGATCGATCAGGCGGAAAAAATGGAAATAAAGGTATAGAATGTGCGAAAACAGCTATATATATGTCTTTATTTAGAAAGTCTATAAAATGA
- a CDS encoding tetratricopeptide repeat protein — MKKNIIFFLIIIITGAYFFSKKFFLYPSEEKAMKELNYAQQYLSEGETDKALNRKNIKINYLGFLGIASKFPFTKAGNISKFYAGICYYKLGDYEKTIQMMKSFSAKDEILSSMKYGIIGDAFSQIKNQKEALKNYVIAANVRDNKITTPLYYYKAALLNFYMKKYKNSKFFLKKIEKKYPFFLYKKNVEKYLMFIENKL, encoded by the coding sequence ATGAAAAAAAACATAATTTTTTTTTTAATTATTATAATAACTGGTGCATATTTTTTTTCAAAGAAATTTTTTTTATATCCATCAGAAGAAAAAGCGATGAAAGAATTGAATTATGCTCAACAATATCTTTCTGAAGGAGAAACAGATAAAGCTTTAAATAGAAAAAATATTAAAATAAATTATTTAGGATTTTTAGGTATAGCTTCTAAATTTCCTTTTACTAAAGCAGGAAACATATCTAAATTTTATGCAGGAATTTGCTATTATAAATTGGGGGATTATGAAAAAACTATACAAATGATGAAAAGTTTTTCAGCAAAAGATGAAATTTTATCCTCTATGAAATACGGAATTATAGGAGATGCTTTTTCTCAAATCAAAAATCAAAAAGAAGCCTTAAAAAATTACGTTATAGCAGCTAATGTAAGAGATAATAAAATCACAACTCCTCTTTATTATTACAAAGCAGCATTATTGAATTTTTATATGAAAAAATATAAAAATTCTAAATTTTTTCTAAAAAAAATAGAAAAAAAATATCCTTTTTTTTTGTATAAAAAAAACGTTGAAAAATATCTTATGTTTATTGAAAACAAATTATAA
- the gldE gene encoding gliding motility-associated protein GldE: MEKESSTNVFLEKTLYLVFYFALIIILLLFSALISGSETAFFCIEKKTIDRERKKNSYKGNIVFKILREKKKLLATILISNNFSNIGIVILSSYLITEFLQKKYLVIYNRFHIPINFLLEVVFLTFILLLFGEIIPKIYASKNNLRFAIFMAKPLLILSKILYPISKIIILISKSIEKKVTKKKKMISVDQLSKALKITSSNQKNVKERQFLQRIVDFGNTEIHQIMTPRIDMFALNRNTNFSNVLELVRYQGYSRIPIYKDSIDDIEGVLFAKDLLPFIYDKNFEWNKLIHPPFFVPEKKKIDDLLNDFKKRKIHLAIVVDEYGGTCGLITLEDVIEEIVGDIIDEFDEEDMSYSKLNQNNYLFDGKTSLINFYRIMDIKEEVFFENKKGEADTLGGFIMEISKEFPKRKQKINFLNYSFIIKSIDHKRIKTIEVIRKKMN; the protein is encoded by the coding sequence TTGGAAAAAGAATCTTCGACGAATGTTTTTTTAGAAAAAACTTTATATTTAGTTTTTTATTTTGCATTAATAATAATACTGTTATTATTTTCTGCACTAATATCTGGATCCGAAACAGCTTTTTTTTGTATTGAAAAAAAAACGATTGATAGAGAGAGAAAAAAAAACTCTTATAAAGGAAATATTGTGTTTAAAATTCTAAGAGAGAAAAAAAAACTACTAGCAACAATATTAATATCTAATAATTTTTCTAATATTGGAATTGTTATACTAAGTTCTTATTTAATAACAGAATTTTTACAAAAAAAATATTTAGTTATTTATAATCGATTTCATATCCCTATCAATTTTCTTTTAGAGGTGGTGTTTCTTACTTTTATTTTGCTTTTATTTGGAGAAATAATACCTAAAATATATGCTAGTAAAAATAATTTACGTTTTGCTATTTTTATGGCAAAGCCATTACTGATTCTCAGTAAGATATTATATCCAATCAGCAAAATTATAATTTTGATTTCAAAATCTATAGAAAAAAAAGTAACAAAAAAAAAGAAAATGATTTCTGTAGATCAACTTTCAAAGGCTTTAAAAATTACATCTTCAAATCAAAAAAACGTTAAAGAACGTCAATTTTTGCAAAGAATTGTTGATTTTGGAAATACAGAAATACATCAAATTATGACGCCAAGAATAGATATGTTCGCTTTAAATCGAAATACAAATTTTTCAAACGTATTAGAATTAGTTAGGTATCAGGGATATTCTCGGATTCCTATTTATAAAGACAGTATTGATGATATAGAAGGAGTTCTTTTTGCGAAAGATCTACTTCCGTTTATTTATGATAAAAATTTTGAATGGAATAAATTAATTCATCCCCCTTTTTTTGTACCAGAAAAAAAAAAGATAGATGATCTTTTAAACGATTTTAAAAAAAGGAAAATCCATTTAGCTATTGTGGTAGATGAATATGGAGGAACATGTGGATTAATTACTCTTGAAGATGTGATAGAGGAAATAGTAGGAGATATTATTGATGAATTTGATGAAGAAGACATGTCTTATTCTAAACTCAATCAAAATAATTATTTGTTTGATGGAAAAACATCTTTAATCAATTTTTATCGTATTATGGACATTAAAGAAGAAGTTTTTTTTGAGAATAAAAAAGGAGAAGCAGATACTTTAGGAGGATTTATTATGGAAATAAGTAAAGAATTTCCAAAAAGAAAACAGAAAATCAATTTTTTAAATTATTCTTTTATTATAAAAAGCATTGATCATAAAAGAATAAAAACTATAGAAGTAATAAGAAAAAAAATGAATTAG
- a CDS encoding A/G-specific adenine glycosylase yields MKKFPTLEKLAKAEEKDVLKKWEGLGYYSRAKYLHSFAKELKNKKISFPKKYKELIKYKGIGPYTAAAIASICFHEVIPAIDGNAFRVFSRYFGIYNDITSTTTKNIFRVIVSKIMDFKQPGIFNQAIMDLGSILCTPKNPKCLGCPVKDSCFSIQNETVYKLPVKKIKKFIKHRFFYYLFICDRNKNICINKRSNKDIWKGLYDFPLIESKENLSIYDINDKIWKKFRIVVSNTLMYKIEHKLTHQILSIRFLNCDILQNKNIFLDNFFFIPHNKIDEYPFPRPIILFLKHEKMI; encoded by the coding sequence ATAAAAAAATTTCCAACTTTAGAAAAGTTAGCTAAAGCAGAAGAGAAAGATGTATTGAAAAAATGGGAAGGATTGGGGTATTATTCTAGAGCAAAATACTTACATTCTTTTGCGAAAGAATTAAAAAACAAAAAAATTTCTTTTCCCAAAAAATATAAAGAATTAATAAAATATAAAGGAATAGGTCCATATACAGCAGCAGCTATTGCATCTATATGTTTTCATGAAGTTATCCCTGCTATTGATGGAAATGCTTTTAGAGTATTTTCTAGATATTTTGGAATTTATAATGATATTACATCCACTACTACAAAAAATATATTTCGAGTTATTGTTTCAAAAATAATGGATTTTAAACAGCCAGGAATTTTTAATCAAGCAATTATGGATTTAGGTTCTATTTTATGTACTCCAAAAAATCCTAAATGTTTAGGATGTCCAGTTAAAGATTCTTGTTTTTCCATTCAAAATGAAACTGTATATAAATTACCTGTAAAAAAAATAAAAAAGTTTATAAAACATAGATTTTTTTATTATCTTTTCATATGTGATCGGAATAAAAATATTTGTATAAATAAAAGATCTAATAAAGATATATGGAAGGGACTTTATGATTTTCCTTTAATAGAATCGAAAGAAAATCTTTCAATTTATGATATAAATGATAAAATTTGGAAAAAATTTAGAATAGTTGTTTCTAACACTTTGATGTATAAAATAGAACATAAACTTACTCATCAAATTTTATCAATTCGATTTTTAAATTGTGATATTTTACAAAATAAAAATATATTTCTTGATAATTTTTTTTTTATCCCACATAATAAAATAGATGAGTACCCTTTTCCTCGTCCTATTATCTTATTTTTAAAACATGAAAAAATGATTTAG
- a CDS encoding HU family DNA-binding protein translates to MTKADIITEIISETGSERIDTQKVIETFMKKIKQSLTSGENVYLRGFGSFIIKYRAKKLGRHISKDMSIVIPAHNIPAFKPAKSFTELVKKNVPIPIKE, encoded by the coding sequence ATGACAAAAGCAGATATAATAACAGAAATCATATCAGAAACTGGATCTGAGAGAATTGATACGCAAAAGGTGATAGAAACATTTATGAAAAAAATAAAGCAAAGTTTAACATCGGGAGAAAATGTTTATTTAAGAGGATTCGGATCATTTATTATTAAATATCGTGCGAAAAAACTCGGCCGTCATATATCCAAAGATATGTCTATTGTAATTCCTGCGCATAATATACCAGCATTTAAACCTGCAAAATCTTTTACAGAATTAGTGAAAAAAAATGTTCCTATACCTATAAAGGAATAG
- a CDS encoding Rne/Rng family ribonuclease, with translation MNKELIINAEEQEVKIALLEEGKLLELHRDVFDKKFSVGDIYLGRVKKILYGLNAAIIDIGHSKGAFLHYDDLGFQIDQMLDLISTNHIKKEFYNFEPQENKNSINHILHLGQKILVQISKEPISNKGPKLTTKICIPGRNLILIPFSEKIFISKKIKNIKERSRLVSSIKKIIPQKFGVIIRTAANNEIEKILNDELIFLIKKWKKTLNSLMKLCPPVRVLSERSKTYCLLRDIFNNDFKSIYCNNSFLFQEIHSYLSLIAPKKISIIKYYKGNLPIFEKYGVEKQIQIFLGKNVPLENGAYLIIEHTEALHVIDVNSGMSNHMMKNCTEIERTENILKINLLAATEIARQLRLRDMGGIIIVDFIDMYDSMQKKQLYEHLKDKMKNDRAKHQILPPNEFGLVQFTRHRVRPELKKMNINNKKSKNSPENYIHYLEFVLETIIKNKNHKGIQLHIHSFVSAYLKKGFPSIQQKWFLKYKKWIKIIPRDSFEYTEYLILNKNHKIVSSSFYFH, from the coding sequence ATGAATAAAGAGTTAATTATAAATGCAGAAGAACAAGAAGTTAAGATAGCTCTTTTAGAAGAAGGAAAGTTACTGGAGCTTCATAGAGATGTTTTTGATAAAAAATTCTCTGTAGGAGACATATATTTGGGGAGAGTTAAAAAAATTTTATATGGATTAAATGCTGCTATCATAGATATAGGACATTCAAAAGGAGCTTTTTTGCATTATGATGATCTTGGATTTCAAATAGATCAAATGTTAGATTTGATATCTACAAATCATATAAAAAAAGAATTTTATAATTTTGAACCTCAAGAAAATAAAAATTCTATAAATCATATATTGCATCTTGGACAAAAAATATTAGTTCAAATTTCCAAAGAGCCTATTTCTAACAAAGGACCAAAACTTACTACCAAAATTTGCATTCCAGGGAGAAATTTAATACTTATACCTTTTTCAGAAAAAATTTTTATTTCTAAAAAAATAAAAAATATAAAAGAAAGAAGTAGATTGGTTTCTTCCATAAAAAAAATAATACCTCAGAAATTTGGTGTTATTATTCGTACAGCTGCTAATAATGAAATAGAAAAAATTCTGAATGATGAATTAATTTTTTTAATCAAAAAATGGAAAAAAACGTTAAATAGTTTAATGAAACTTTGTCCTCCAGTTCGAGTATTGAGTGAAAGGAGTAAGACTTATTGTTTATTAAGAGATATATTCAATAACGATTTTAAATCTATTTATTGTAATAACAGTTTTCTTTTTCAAGAAATTCATTCATATTTATCTTTAATTGCTCCAAAAAAAATCAGCATAATTAAATATTATAAAGGAAACCTCCCCATATTTGAAAAATATGGGGTAGAAAAACAAATACAAATTTTTTTAGGAAAAAATGTCCCCCTTGAAAATGGAGCTTATCTTATAATAGAACACACTGAAGCTTTACATGTTATAGATGTTAATAGTGGAATGAGTAATCATATGATGAAAAATTGTACAGAAATAGAAAGAACTGAGAATATATTGAAAATTAATTTATTGGCAGCAACTGAAATAGCTAGACAACTTAGACTGAGGGATATGGGAGGTATAATTATAGTGGATTTTATAGATATGTATGACTCTATGCAAAAAAAACAACTATATGAACATTTAAAGGATAAAATGAAAAATGATAGAGCAAAACATCAAATTTTACCTCCTAATGAATTTGGTTTAGTTCAATTTACTCGTCATAGAGTAAGGCCTGAATTAAAAAAAATGAATATAAATAATAAAAAGTCTAAAAATTCTCCTGAGAATTACATTCATTATTTGGAATTTGTTCTAGAAACTATTATAAAAAATAAGAATCATAAAGGAATACAATTACATATTCATTCTTTTGTTTCAGCTTATTTAAAAAAAGGATTTCCTTCTATTCAACAAAAATGGTTTTTAAAATATAAAAAATGGATAAAAATAATTCCAAGAGATTCATTTGAATACACAGAATATCTAATTTTAAATAAAAATCATAAAATTGTATCATCTTCTTTTTATTTTCATTAA
- a CDS encoding citrate synthase translates to MCSVVNLNINGYHYKLPVIYGTFYDKAINISQLRENTGFITFDPGFKNTGITKSSISFIDGEKGELLYRGYPIEQVINKCSFIETSYLILNGELPNTAQLKSFSEKIKKFNHIDQKIIQILDNIPNFYHPMEILSLLTYTLDAFTNSLQEEDIYLHLLAKLPILAALTYRKKIGVPPSHADHHLDYISNLLKMFFSIPNKSYEQNPIISDALNKLLILHADHEQNCSTTTVRLLGSAHAGLFSSISAGMSALWGKLHGGANQAVIEMLEDILKSGGNIKKWIEKAKNKKDPFRLMGFGHRIYKNFDPRAKIAKKVAENVIKELGISDPILELAKNLEKNALQDSYFVEKKLYPNIDFYSGIIYQAIGIPKDMFTVMFALGRLPGWMAHWKEMKLNRDPIGRPRQIYIGYKKRNIKN, encoded by the coding sequence ATGTGCAGTGTCGTAAATTTGAATATCAATGGATATCATTACAAGTTGCCTGTCATTTATGGAACTTTTTATGATAAAGCCATTAATATTTCTCAATTAAGAGAAAATACAGGATTTATTACATTTGATCCAGGATTTAAAAATACAGGAATCACCAAAAGTTCTATTAGTTTTATAGATGGAGAAAAAGGAGAACTTTTATATAGAGGATATCCTATTGAACAAGTTATTAACAAATGTTCATTTATAGAAACGAGTTATCTTATTTTAAATGGAGAACTTCCTAATACTGCACAATTAAAATCCTTTTCCGAAAAAATAAAAAAATTTAATCATATTGATCAGAAAATAATCCAAATACTTGATAATATTCCTAACTTTTATCATCCAATGGAAATTTTATCTTTATTGACCTATACTTTAGATGCATTTACAAATTCTTTACAAGAAGAAGATATATATCTTCATTTATTAGCTAAATTACCTATATTAGCAGCTTTAACTTACAGAAAAAAAATAGGGGTACCTCCTTCTCATGCAGATCATCATCTTGATTATATATCCAATCTGTTAAAAATGTTTTTTTCTATTCCTAATAAATCTTATGAACAAAATCCAATTATTTCGGATGCTTTGAATAAACTTTTAATATTACATGCTGATCATGAACAAAATTGTTCCACAACTACTGTTCGTTTATTAGGTTCTGCTCATGCTGGATTATTTTCATCTATATCTGCAGGGATGAGTGCTCTTTGGGGAAAATTACATGGAGGGGCTAATCAAGCTGTAATTGAAATGTTAGAAGATATTTTAAAAAGTGGAGGAAATATAAAAAAATGGATAGAAAAAGCAAAAAATAAGAAAGATCCATTTCGACTTATGGGTTTTGGACATCGAATTTATAAAAATTTTGATCCTAGAGCTAAAATAGCTAAAAAAGTAGCTGAAAACGTTATTAAAGAATTAGGAATTTCTGATCCAATATTAGAATTGGCAAAAAATCTTGAAAAAAATGCTCTTCAGGATTCCTATTTTGTGGAAAAAAAACTTTATCCTAATATCGATTTTTATTCCGGTATTATTTATCAGGCCATAGGCATTCCAAAAGATATGTTTACTGTTATGTTTGCTTTAGGAAGATTGCCAGGGTGGATGGCCCATTGGAAAGAAATGAAATTGAATAGAGATCCTATAGGAAGACCTAGACAAATTTATATAGGATATAAAAAAAGAAATATAAAAAATTAG
- a CDS encoding GYDIA family GHMP kinase: MHRHKYKHFFYSHGKLLLTGEYFILCGAYGLALPTIKGQSLTIFVHNFSSVLHWKCYDEVNQPWFEGIFQLPSLDICYETEKNTAIKLRDLLLKSKKIQKNFLSNEPNELGIYVKTQLEFPRNWGLGSSSTLINNIAKWAKIDPYMLLGNYFPGSGYDIACVSISRPIIYKLCNKKPHIIPIEFNPPFKNQLFFLHLNKKKNTCDEIQYFHSTISSISYENIESISFITRKIPFCKTLKEFEELLFKHEKIISKILNIPTIKEIYFPDYLGIIKSLGAWGGDFVLISYRKGMKNYFSKKGFDTLISFDEMILKM, from the coding sequence ATGCATAGACATAAATATAAACATTTTTTTTATAGTCATGGAAAACTGTTGTTAACAGGAGAATATTTTATTCTTTGTGGAGCTTATGGATTAGCTTTGCCCACAATTAAAGGACAGTCATTAACTATTTTTGTACATAATTTTTCTTCTGTTTTGCATTGGAAATGTTACGATGAAGTCAATCAACCTTGGTTTGAAGGCATATTTCAGCTTCCTTCTTTAGACATTTGTTATGAAACAGAAAAAAATACGGCTATTAAACTAAGAGATTTATTATTAAAATCTAAAAAAATTCAAAAGAATTTTCTTTCTAATGAACCTAATGAATTAGGAATATATGTTAAAACACAATTGGAATTTCCTAGAAATTGGGGGTTAGGTAGCAGTTCTACTTTAATTAATAATATAGCGAAATGGGCTAAAATAGACCCTTACATGTTATTAGGAAACTATTTTCCAGGAAGTGGATATGATATCGCTTGTGTTTCAATTTCAAGACCCATAATTTATAAATTATGTAATAAAAAACCTCATATTATTCCCATAGAATTTAATCCTCCATTTAAAAACCAACTTTTTTTTCTGCATCTCAATAAAAAGAAAAATACTTGTGATGAAATACAATATTTTCATTCTACTATATCTAGTATATCCTATGAAAATATTGAGTCCATATCTTTTATTACTCGAAAAATTCCTTTTTGTAAAACATTAAAAGAATTCGAAGAATTATTGTTCAAACATGAAAAAATTATATCAAAAATACTTAATATTCCTACTATTAAAGAAATATATTTTCCTGACTATTTAGGAATAATCAAAAGTTTAGGAGCTTGGGGCGGAGATTTTGTTTTGATAAGTTATAGAAAAGGAATGAAAAATTATTTTTCTAAAAAGGGATTTGATACTCTTATTTCATTTGATGAAATGATTTTAAAAATGTAA
- the fabD gene encoding ACP S-malonyltransferase codes for MKAYLFSGQGSQFLGMGKDLYKNSHLAKKLFQLSDEVLGFRITSIMFEGSMDILKNTKYTQLSIYIYSVIKARISNSFEPDMVAGHSLGELSALAAINVFSFEDGLKLVNERASIMQNICELNPGGMAVVFGLKDSIIEDVCNKDHGIIVPSNYNSPEQLVISGEIQALRRVCSYLKKIGAKKIFFLPVHGAFHSPIMKPAQKKFKKILNKIYFKDSKYPIYQNVTALPVNKSDDIKKNLVEQLTAPVKWKQSIKNMMDHGAVSFTEIGPSNILQGLIKKILRNSV; via the coding sequence ATGAAAGCTTATTTATTTTCTGGTCAAGGATCTCAATTTTTAGGAATGGGAAAAGATTTATATAAAAATTCTCATTTAGCAAAAAAATTATTTCAATTATCTGACGAAGTCTTAGGTTTTCGAATTACATCTATAATGTTTGAAGGATCTATGGATATTTTAAAAAATACAAAATACACACAATTATCAATTTATATATATTCAGTTATCAAAGCAAGAATATCAAATAGTTTTGAACCTGATATGGTAGCTGGACATTCTCTTGGTGAATTATCTGCTTTAGCTGCAATTAATGTATTTTCTTTTGAAGATGGATTAAAATTAGTGAATGAAAGAGCTTCAATTATGCAAAATATTTGTGAATTGAACCCAGGAGGTATGGCTGTTGTATTTGGATTAAAAGATTCTATTATAGAAGACGTTTGTAACAAAGATCATGGGATTATAGTTCCATCTAATTATAATAGTCCTGAGCAACTAGTTATTTCTGGAGAAATTCAAGCTTTGAGAAGGGTTTGTTCTTATCTAAAAAAAATAGGTGCTAAAAAAATATTTTTTCTTCCTGTTCATGGAGCTTTTCATTCTCCAATCATGAAACCAGCCCAAAAAAAATTTAAAAAAATTTTAAATAAAATTTATTTTAAAGATTCTAAATATCCAATATATCAAAATGTAACCGCTCTACCTGTAAATAAATCTGATGATATAAAAAAGAATCTTGTAGAACAATTGACTGCTCCAGTTAAATGGAAACAATCCATAAAAAATATGATGGACCATGGAGCCGTTTCATTTACAGAAATAGGTCCAAGTAATATTTTACAAGGTTTAATTAAAAAAATTTTAAGAAATTCTGTCTAA
- a CDS encoding TatD family hydrolase, protein MKITDTHTHLYMKEFDEDISFVIQKAFHKGINRFLLPSIDSSTIPSLLKLEKKYPNVCFSMIGLHPNKVHPVSLKKELKNIKTWLYKHPFISIGEIGMDLHSEKKFISEQEYAFQTQIRWAKQKKLPIVIHCREAFDQVFHILSKEKNSFLKGVFHCFSGTLEQAQKIIDLEMKLGIGGMITFKKNHVSQFLHKICLNHIILETDSPYLAPHPFRGKRNEPKNLRIILEKLSQIYSVSEEKISDIIHLNVEKLFFTPF, encoded by the coding sequence ATGAAAATTACTGATACCCATACCCATTTATACATGAAAGAATTTGATGAAGATATTAGTTTTGTAATACAAAAAGCCTTTCATAAAGGAATCAATAGATTTTTACTTCCTTCTATAGATAGTTCTACTATTCCTAGTCTACTAAAATTAGAAAAAAAATATCCCAATGTATGTTTTTCTATGATAGGATTACATCCTAATAAAGTTCATCCAGTTAGTTTAAAGAAAGAATTGAAAAATATTAAAACATGGTTATATAAACATCCTTTTATTTCTATTGGAGAAATTGGGATGGATTTGCATTCGGAAAAAAAATTTATTTCTGAACAGGAATATGCTTTTCAAACTCAAATAAGATGGGCTAAACAAAAAAAACTACCTATAGTTATACATTGCAGAGAAGCTTTTGATCAAGTTTTTCATATTTTATCAAAAGAAAAAAACTCTTTTCTTAAAGGAGTTTTTCATTGTTTTTCCGGAACTTTGGAGCAAGCTCAAAAGATTATTGACCTTGAAATGAAACTAGGCATTGGAGGAATGATCACTTTTAAAAAAAATCATGTTAGTCAATTTTTACATAAAATATGTTTGAATCATATAATATTAGAAACTGATTCTCCTTATCTTGCTCCACATCCTTTTAGAGGAAAAAGAAACGAACCAAAAAATTTAAGAATAATTTTAGAAAAACTATCACAGATTTATTCTGTATCAGAAGAAAAAATATCTGATATTATTCATTTAAATGTAGAAAAATTATTTTTTACACCATTTTAG
- the fumC gene encoding class II fumarate hydratase yields the protein MTYRIEKDILGFVEVPANKYWGAQTERSRRNFRIGAEASMPIEIIHAFGFLKKAAAHVNFELGFLSKKKKDMISLVCDEIIEKKLNDQFPLVIWQTGSGTHTNMNINEVISNRAHVLMGEKLGRNKPFIHPNDDVNMSQSSNDTFPTAMHIASYNKLRKETIPSIQKLKKTLEEKSKLFYNVIKIGRTHLMDATPITLGQEFSGYVSQIDHGLNALKKTLDHLSELAIGGTAVGTGLNAPKGYDTKVTEYICKYTGFPFKVAKNKFEALSSHDAIVESHSALKQIAVSLIKISNDIRFLASGPRSGIGEIHIPKNEPGSSIMPGKVNPTQCEAIIMVCTQVIGNDIAISMAGSSGNYELNVAKPLMAYNFLQSSQLLADACTSFSSFCVKGIKPNYQRIKEFLDKSLMLVTALNPHIGYEKSAEIAKCAYENNSTLKEEAIRLGYLTVDEFEKFINPSKMV from the coding sequence ATGACATATAGAATAGAAAAAGATATTTTAGGATTTGTTGAAGTACCTGCTAATAAATATTGGGGAGCGCAAACAGAAAGATCTAGAAGAAACTTTAGGATTGGGGCAGAGGCTTCTATGCCTATAGAAATTATTCATGCATTTGGTTTTTTAAAAAAAGCAGCGGCTCATGTTAACTTTGAATTAGGTTTTTTATCTAAAAAGAAGAAAGACATGATATCCTTAGTTTGTGATGAAATTATAGAAAAAAAATTAAATGATCAATTTCCTTTAGTTATATGGCAAACGGGTTCAGGAACTCATACTAACATGAATATAAACGAGGTTATTTCTAATAGAGCTCATGTTTTAATGGGAGAAAAGTTAGGAAGGAACAAACCTTTTATTCATCCTAATGATGATGTGAATATGTCTCAGTCATCTAACGACACCTTTCCTACAGCAATGCATATAGCTTCTTATAATAAATTAAGAAAAGAAACTATTCCTTCTATCCAAAAATTAAAAAAAACTTTGGAAGAAAAATCCAAATTATTTTATAATGTCATTAAAATAGGAAGAACTCATCTTATGGATGCAACTCCTATTACTCTAGGACAAGAATTTTCAGGATATGTTTCTCAAATCGATCATGGATTAAACGCTCTAAAAAAAACTTTAGATCATCTTTCTGAATTGGCTATAGGAGGAACAGCTGTAGGAACAGGGTTGAACGCTCCTAAAGGATACGATACGAAAGTAACCGAATATATATGTAAATATACTGGATTTCCTTTTAAAGTCGCTAAAAATAAGTTTGAAGCATTATCATCTCACGATGCTATAGTGGAATCTCACAGCGCTCTTAAACAAATAGCTGTTTCTTTAATTAAAATATCAAATGATATTCGTTTTTTAGCTTCTGGACCACGTTCAGGTATTGGAGAGATTCACATTCCTAAAAATGAACCCGGATCTTCTATAATGCCTGGAAAAGTGAATCCTACTCAATGCGAAGCTATTATTATGGTTTGTACTCAAGTTATAGGAAATGATATAGCCATTTCTATGGCTGGATCTTCAGGAAATTATGAATTGAATGTAGCAAAACCATTAATGGCATATAATTTTTTACAATCTTCTCAACTTCTTGCAGATGCTTGCACTTCTTTTTCTTCTTTTTGCGTGAAAGGAATAAAACCAAATTATCAGAGAATTAAAGAATTTTTGGATAAATCTTTGATGTTAGTTACAGCACTTAATCCTCATATTGGATACGAAAAATCAGCAGAAATAGCAAAATGTGCTTATGAAAATAATAGTACCTTAAAAGAAGAAGCGATTCGATTAGGATATTTGACTGTTGATGAATTTGAAAAATTCATTAATCCATCTAAAATGGTGTAA